Proteins from a single region of Equus asinus isolate D_3611 breed Donkey chromosome 17, EquAss-T2T_v2, whole genome shotgun sequence:
- the LOC139039656 gene encoding olfactory receptor 5L1-like, translating into MAKENCTTVAEFILLGLAEVPELRVFFFLLFLLIYGVTVLGNLGMIALIQVSSRLHTPMYFFLSHLSFVDFCYSTIILPKMLANILNEDKAISFLACAVQFYLFCTCVVTEVILLSVMAYDRFVAICNPLLYIVTMSNNLCVELVSCCYLWGTVCSLIHLCLAVEIPSYRSNVINHFFCDLPPLLFLACSDVTMSELLLYIVANFNEIITIMIILTSYFFILITILRMRSAEGRCKAFSTCASHLTAILLFHGTILFIYCRPSSGNSMDTDKVATVFYTVVIPMLNPLIYSLRNKDVQEALRKVVGSKIFS; encoded by the coding sequence ATGGCCAAGGAGAACTGCACCACTGTGGCAGAGTTCATTCTCCTTGGATTAGCAGAGGTCCCTGAATTGAGAGTCTTCTTCTTCCTGCTGTTTCTTCTCATCTATGGAGTCACAGTTTTGGGCAACTTGGGCATGATTGCACTGATTCAGGTCAGCTCTCGacttcacacccccatgtactttttcctcagtcACTTGTCCTTTGTGGATTTCTGTTACTCCACAATCATTCTGCCAAAGATGCTAGCTAATATCTTAAATGAAGACAAAGCCATTTCCTTCCTGGCGTGTGCTGTGCAATTCTACTTGTTTTGCACATGTGTGGTAACTGAGGTCATCCTGCTGtctgtgatggcctatgaccgttTTGTGGCCATCTGTAACCCACTGCTGTACATCGTCACCATGTCCAACAATCTTTGTGTGGAGCTGGTGTCCTGCTGCTACCTCTGGGGGACTGTGTGTTCACTGATTCACTTGTGTTTAGCTGTTGAGATCCCATCCTATAGGTCAAATGTGATTAACCACTTCTTTTGCGATCTGCCCCCTCTCTTATTTCTTGCTTGTTCTGATGTCACTATGAGTGAACTGTTGCTATACATTGTGGCCAATTTCAATGAAATCATCACCATCATGATCATTCTcacctcttatttctttattcttatcaCAATCCTGAGGATGCGCTCTGCAGAGGGAAGATGCAAAGCCTTttccacctgtgcctcccacctcacAGCCATCCTTCTCTTCCATGGAACAATCCTTTTCATTTATTGCCGACCCAGTTCTGGCAACAGTATGGATACTGACAAAGTAGCCACGGTGTTCTACACTGTAGTGATCCCTATGCTGAATCCTCTGATCTATAGCTTGAGAAACAAGGATGTGCAAGAAGCTCTCAGAAAAGTGGTGGgctccaaaatattttcctag